One genomic window of Leptospira perdikensis includes the following:
- a CDS encoding LIC11073 family putative lipoprotein, whose product MRFPSLHPLYFVCISFLSFFQCGINTDTPVAPFVFLVPPNVPQLLAVVAVNSNITNDYQTDVFNYNIDPRPEYIIRYYVTNREPQFLGYNLYVTTAFPGIIQTIQGEWLEDGVQPSFPHLPYEASTESSKIVTKRIRFAVPPPGAEFFQKCQIYNFTLRSMLTGGLISNPSTPISTCAIPNRVNDIQTLCATGAGCNTTICANAACGTPSACALGTACNPCTKGNNDLACTCPAGASPPGCQYVGP is encoded by the coding sequence ATGCGTTTTCCCTCTTTACATCCACTTTACTTTGTCTGCATATCTTTTCTCTCTTTTTTTCAATGCGGAATCAATACAGATACGCCCGTGGCCCCTTTTGTATTTTTAGTTCCTCCCAATGTTCCGCAGTTACTTGCCGTTGTCGCCGTGAATAGTAACATTACCAACGACTACCAAACTGATGTTTTTAATTACAATATAGACCCAAGACCGGAATACATCATCCGTTACTATGTTACCAACAGAGAACCGCAATTTTTAGGTTATAATCTCTATGTAACTACTGCTTTTCCTGGGATCATCCAGACCATCCAAGGGGAATGGCTGGAGGATGGGGTCCAACCAAGTTTCCCTCACCTTCCCTACGAAGCTTCCACTGAATCCTCAAAAATAGTAACCAAACGGATTCGTTTTGCCGTTCCTCCTCCGGGAGCAGAATTCTTTCAAAAATGCCAAATCTATAACTTTACTTTGCGTTCAATGTTAACGGGAGGACTGATTTCCAATCCCTCCACCCCGATCAGCACTTGTGCCATTCCGAATCGGGTGAACGACATCCAAACTCTTTGTGCAACAGGAGCCGGCTGTAATACAACGATTTGTGCCAATGCGGCTTGTGGTACCCCCTCTGCCTGTGCCCTAGGAACCGCTTGTAACCCTTGCACCAAAGGCAATAACGATCTGGCTTGTACCTGCCCCGCTGGTGCCTCTCCTCCAGGATGCCAATACGTTGGCCCATAA
- the rsmI gene encoding 16S rRNA (cytidine(1402)-2'-O)-methyltransferase encodes MAHKRESGSLYVVATPIGNLGDITLRALEIFKEVDLVLCESAKETRSLFSRLEITTPVLALYKDNSESPYSNVLEQLLNGKSMALVSDAGTPGVSDPGSQMVRTAREKGIRIVPVPGASALTALLSVSGFQVNPTYFLGFLSEKPSKKRRELERASEIDGLVVFYESVHKLPRLYPMLEELFPETEVLVGRELTKTFEEVLYYANPRELAHKPPNAKGEFVFLLNHRKKTLKGNSDSTDM; translated from the coding sequence TTGGCCCATAAACGCGAGTCAGGTTCTCTCTATGTAGTGGCCACTCCCATAGGAAATTTGGGAGATATCACTTTGCGAGCTCTAGAAATTTTCAAGGAAGTGGACCTTGTCCTTTGTGAGTCGGCGAAAGAAACTCGCTCTCTTTTCTCTCGATTAGAAATAACCACTCCGGTTCTTGCCCTTTATAAAGATAATTCAGAATCTCCCTACTCCAATGTCCTAGAACAACTCTTAAATGGGAAATCCATGGCTCTTGTTTCTGATGCGGGAACTCCAGGTGTTTCCGATCCAGGAAGCCAGATGGTCCGAACCGCAAGGGAAAAAGGAATTCGAATTGTACCTGTGCCTGGTGCTTCCGCACTCACTGCTTTACTTTCCGTTTCAGGATTTCAGGTCAATCCCACGTATTTTTTGGGTTTCCTCTCTGAAAAACCGAGTAAAAAACGCCGAGAATTAGAAAGAGCAAGTGAGATTGATGGACTCGTTGTTTTTTACGAATCGGTCCACAAACTTCCCAGACTCTATCCGATGCTTGAAGAACTTTTTCCGGAGACGGAAGTTCTTGTGGGAAGGGAGTTGACAAAGACCTTTGAAGAGGTACTTTACTATGCAAATCCTAGGGAACTGGCTCACAAACCGCCAAATGCCAAGGGAGAGTTTGTTTTTCTCTTAAATCATCGAAAAAAAACACTTAAGGGAAATTCGGATTCCACCGATATGTGA
- a CDS encoding flagellar biosynthesis anti-sigma factor FlgM, whose translation MNVDKVGRVGGYGYEPKKPQGPRETESQTPVDTISISDAAKKIASEAKLQAEVKQIAKQIVQAPPEEDRTEKIKAIKERLKNGDYDNLSTEMLDKISDQIASTFLGQQ comes from the coding sequence ATGAACGTCGACAAAGTAGGACGAGTTGGTGGTTACGGGTACGAACCAAAAAAACCACAAGGGCCAAGGGAAACGGAATCACAAACTCCGGTAGACACAATTTCCATTTCTGATGCTGCTAAAAAAATTGCGTCGGAAGCAAAGTTGCAAGCTGAAGTAAAACAAATCGCAAAACAAATTGTACAAGCTCCTCCAGAAGAAGATCGTACGGAAAAAATCAAAGCGATCAAAGAACGATTGAAAAACGGCGACTACGATAACCTCTCCACAGAGATGTTAGATAAAATCTCCGATCAAATCGCGTCAACATTCCTCGGGCAGCAGTAA